In the genome of Leeia speluncae, the window GCATGACCCTTTTATTGATCTAATTCCACCACAAGGGATTAAGCTAACGCCCAAACATTACGCCTACTTAAAAATATCAGAAGGCTGTAATCACCGCTGTACTTTCTGCATTATCCCATCTATGCGTGGCGATTTAGTGAGTCGCCCAGTACATGACGTACTAAAAGAAGCGGAAAGCCTAGCGAGAGCGGGTGTAAAAGAATTGTTAGTCATTTCTCAAGACACCAGTGCTTATGGTGTAGATGTGAAATACAAGACAGGTTTTTATAACGGTCGTCCAGTAAAAACTAGAATGACCGAGCTAGCTGAAGAACTTGGCAAACTTGGTATTTGGGTAAGGCTGCATTATGTCTACCCATACCCATCAGTGGATGAAGTGATCCCATTGATGGCAGAAGGAAAGATTCTTCCTTACCTGGATGTTCCATTCCAACATGCCAGTCCGCGTATCCTAAAAGCAATGAAGCGCCCTGGCGATAGTGAAAAAGTGCTTCAGCGTGTGCAAAAATGGAGAGCAATCTGTCCAGACTTGGCGATTCGTTCAACATTTATTACAGGCTTCCCTGGCGAAACAGAAGAAGACTTCCAAATGTTGCTTGATTTCCTTGATGAAGCACAATTAGACAGAGTTGGCTGCTTCACCTATTCACCTGTTGAAGGTGCAACTGCTAATGCGTTGCCAGATCATGTACCAGCTGAATTGGCGGAAGAACGTAAAGCTCGCTTTATGGAAAAACAAGCAGAAATCAGTGCTCGCCGCTTAGCCGCAAAAGTTGGAAAAACACTGGAAGTGCTGATCGATGAGGTGGATGAAGAGGGGGCGATTGGTAGAACGTATGCTGATGCGCCTGAAATCGATGGCTTGGTGTATCTCAATGGAGAAACCGCGTTACAGGTTGGCGATAAGATTCAAGCAACGATTGTTGAATCTGATGAGTATGATCTATGGGCTGAACGTAGTTGATTTGAAGTGATATAATCAACAGATTACTAAAATGTTGAACGTGGGTGTTTATTTTGCAGTAGACACTGAGCAAACCTTCAGCATTTGCAAAATTTGTATCTACACAATGTAAAACCTAAGTTAAATAAGAGGACCTTCTGATGATTCTAGATCGCGTACCAGCTGGTAAAGATATTCCTAATGACTTCAACGTAATTATTGAGATTCCTGCAAATGCAGCGCCAATTAAGTACGAGTTAGATAAAGAAACCGGCGCAATGTTTGTAGATCGTTTCATGGGTACAGCAATGTTCTATCCATGTAACTACGGCTACATTCCTAATACACTTTCTGAAGATGGAGATCCTGTTGATGTATTGGTGGTTACTCCATTTCCATTGCAAATTGGTGTAGTGGTTCGCTGCCGCGTGCTTGGTATGTTGAAGATGGAAGATGAGTCTGGCATCGACGCTAAATTAATTGCTGTACCAGTCGAAAAACTTTGCCCAATGTACAAAGATGTGAAAAGCACTTCTGATTTGCCAGAGTTGCTACTTCAACAAATCTCTCATTTCTTCGAGCACTACAAAGACCTAGAAAAAGGCAAATGGGTGAAAGTTCAAGGTTGGGATAATATTGAAGCTGCAAAAGCGGAAATCATTGCTGGCGTGGAGCGTTATAAGGGTTAATTTTTGACCTTTATCAACTGCATGAAAAAGGGTGACTATGTTCACCCTTTTCTTTTGGTAAATTAGAGCGGCGTATTTTAATAATATTGATTCATTTCAGAGGGCTAACCAAGATGTCACTTTCTATGTACCAAGCGTCTATCCCCGTTTTTGTTCGCATGCTAGATAACTTATCGAATCTACTAACAATTGCCGCTCAGCATGCCGAAAAAGCTGGGTATGATAAAAATGTTTTGGCAAGCTCGCGTCTTTTTCCAGATATGTTTCCTCTCTCTAAGCAGGTGCAGATTGCCACGGATATGGTAAAAGGCGCCGCTGCAAGATTGTCTGGCGAAACGCCTCCATCATGGGCGGATACAGAAACTACACTTGAAGAGTTGTTGGCTCGTGTTGCTAAAGCAAAAGATTATGTTTCTTCTTTTGTGGCAGAAAAAGTTGATGGATCTGAGCAAAAAGAAGTGATCCTGAATTGGCCGACTGTTACATTGAATTTTAATGGTCAGGATTATTTGCTTAACTTTGTATTGCCAAATTTTTACTTTCACATTAGTACTGTGTATGCCATCTTGAGAGCAAATGGTGTTCCGGTGGGTAAAATGGATTTTCTTGGTGCGTATTAACTAATTGATACGCGCTAATCTGGTGCTTTGATGATGGAGAGGCCGTGCGGCAAAATTCGCGTACACGGCTTTTTCTATTTATATATCATGTGCTTATGCGCATCAGTAAGAATACTTAGTTGGTTAATTATTGACGCAATCGAATTGCGATAAATGCACTAAATAAGGGAAAATACGCAATATTGCAGTGCAAAACACTGCGGTAGTTCGTCAAGCCTACCCTTGCTGACATGTGGCCAAACATCGATCTGCATCACGGATTGCTGTTTATGTCTTGGAATTGTTGCTGGTGTCCCTCTTGTAGTCTGTCATCCACAGGCTATTGTTTAATGACTATTCGAACCCGAGTAGTGTGATGTGGGATTGGCTGGCGTCTATCAAATCATGTAAGGAATTCCTTCATTATGCAGTCTGCTGTAATTCGTAAAATTGTAAAAATGTCTTCTATTGCATTAGCTTTATCAGTTGGTGCAGCAAACGCTGATGTGGTCATTAAAATTGGCCATGCATCTGCGTTATCGGGCCCTATTGCCCATGTGGGTAAAGATAATGAATATGGCGCGCGTCTAGCCATTGATGACTTGAACGCGAAGAAAATTAAAATTGGCGGTCAAGTTGCTAAGTTCGAGTTAATTTCTGAAGATGATGCTGCAGATCCAAAACTAGCAGTTGTCGTTGCTCAAAAATTAGTCGACGCAAAAGTTTCTGCCGTAATTGGTCACTTAACTTCAGGAACTTCTATCCCAGCTGCAAAATTGTATGCTGATGCAGGTATTCCTCAGATTACACCCTCTGCAACCAATCCAAAATTCACCCAGCAAGGTTTTAAAACTACTTTCCGCATGGTAGCCAATGATATTCAACAAGGCTCTGCGATGGGTAAATTTGCGGTAAAAGATTTAAAAGCAAAAACAGTCGCGATTATTGATGATCGTTCTGCTTATGGCCAAGGCTTGGCGGATGAAGTGGAAAAGGCTGTTAAAGCATCTGGCGCGAAAGTGATTGCGCGTGAATACGGAACAGATAAAACGACTGACTGGATGGCAGTATTAACTTCTATCAAAGGTAAAAAGCCAGATGTCGTGCTGTACAGTGGCATGGATGTGACTGCAGCTCCTCAGTTGCAACAATTGCGCCGTTTGGGATTGACTGCAAAGTATGTGGTTAGTGATGGCGGCTGCTCAAGCAATATGCTGAAGTTGGCGGGCAATGCATTAACTAAAGACGTATATTGCACAGAAGCAGGTATTCCGCCTGAGCAAATGCCGCAAGGTAAAGCATTCTTCCAGCGCTTTAAGCAGCGCTTTAATGTAGATGTGCAAATCTACGCACCGTATGTTTACGATTCAGTGATGACTGTTGCACAGGCAATGCAAGCAGCAAACTCATCAGATCCAGC includes:
- the rimO gene encoding 30S ribosomal protein S12 methylthiotransferase RimO — its product is MSNSGIAGQQKIGVVSLGCPKALVDSEQFLTQLRAEGYEISGSYNDADLVIVNTCGFIDSAVQESLDAIGEALSENGKVIVTGCLGAKGDIVQQTHPKVLAVTGPHATDEVVKAVHDYLPKPHDPFIDLIPPQGIKLTPKHYAYLKISEGCNHRCTFCIIPSMRGDLVSRPVHDVLKEAESLARAGVKELLVISQDTSAYGVDVKYKTGFYNGRPVKTRMTELAEELGKLGIWVRLHYVYPYPSVDEVIPLMAEGKILPYLDVPFQHASPRILKAMKRPGDSEKVLQRVQKWRAICPDLAIRSTFITGFPGETEEDFQMLLDFLDEAQLDRVGCFTYSPVEGATANALPDHVPAELAEERKARFMEKQAEISARRLAAKVGKTLEVLIDEVDEEGAIGRTYADAPEIDGLVYLNGETALQVGDKIQATIVESDEYDLWAERS
- the ppa gene encoding inorganic diphosphatase; amino-acid sequence: MILDRVPAGKDIPNDFNVIIEIPANAAPIKYELDKETGAMFVDRFMGTAMFYPCNYGYIPNTLSEDGDPVDVLVVTPFPLQIGVVVRCRVLGMLKMEDESGIDAKLIAVPVEKLCPMYKDVKSTSDLPELLLQQISHFFEHYKDLEKGKWVKVQGWDNIEAAKAEIIAGVERYKG
- a CDS encoding DUF1993 domain-containing protein, with translation MSLSMYQASIPVFVRMLDNLSNLLTIAAQHAEKAGYDKNVLASSRLFPDMFPLSKQVQIATDMVKGAAARLSGETPPSWADTETTLEELLARVAKAKDYVSSFVAEKVDGSEQKEVILNWPTVTLNFNGQDYLLNFVLPNFYFHISTVYAILRANGVPVGKMDFLGAY
- a CDS encoding branched-chain amino acid ABC transporter substrate-binding protein — its product is MQSAVIRKIVKMSSIALALSVGAANADVVIKIGHASALSGPIAHVGKDNEYGARLAIDDLNAKKIKIGGQVAKFELISEDDAADPKLAVVVAQKLVDAKVSAVIGHLTSGTSIPAAKLYADAGIPQITPSATNPKFTQQGFKTTFRMVANDIQQGSAMGKFAVKDLKAKTVAIIDDRSAYGQGLADEVEKAVKASGAKVIAREYGTDKTTDWMAVLTSIKGKKPDVVLYSGMDVTAAPQLQQLRRLGLTAKYVVSDGGCSSNMLKLAGNALTKDVYCTEAGIPPEQMPQGKAFFQRFKQRFNVDVQIYAPYVYDSVMTVAQAMQAANSSDPAKYLPKLAAIQTKGVTGNIAFDAKGDIQKAAVTVKQFDSGAWKAIAVVR